The Pasteurella multocida genome contains a region encoding:
- a CDS encoding DUF5718 family protein has product MAFDFKNMICFGVAGNFAGHLEQAGEAADFISVQTEEEIQPKAIFPFYVPSETLNPEHQFLATFPLTHDQICFPKQKGADNLQIEPEIALICDIEYQEKQVISLTPRFFTAYNDCSIRRPDAKKISEKKNWGEKTKGLANTLLPLSSFAPGCELDHYHIACFHKRGTDFNEYGIDSPALGYSYFHQKLLNWIITKMNTQPDQGPMNDIPALLAKANYPKQAVIGIGATRYTAFGERNFLQIGDTSIVVVYNAKKYDHETIVSMAKQNRFAEDIAALVQVVV; this is encoded by the coding sequence ATGGCATTTGATTTTAAAAATATGATTTGTTTTGGTGTCGCAGGAAATTTCGCAGGTCATTTAGAACAAGCGGGTGAAGCGGCTGATTTTATTTCGGTGCAAACAGAAGAAGAAATTCAGCCAAAAGCGATTTTTCCTTTTTATGTACCGAGTGAAACACTCAATCCTGAACATCAATTTCTTGCCACGTTTCCTCTGACCCATGATCAAATCTGTTTTCCAAAGCAAAAAGGGGCGGATAATTTACAGATTGAACCAGAGATTGCCTTAATCTGTGATATTGAATATCAAGAGAAACAAGTCATTTCTCTTACACCGCGTTTCTTTACCGCCTACAATGATTGTTCTATCCGTCGTCCCGATGCAAAAAAAATTAGTGAAAAGAAAAACTGGGGAGAAAAAACCAAGGGGCTTGCTAACACGCTATTACCGCTAAGTTCTTTTGCACCAGGTTGTGAATTAGATCATTACCATATTGCCTGTTTTCATAAACGTGGTACAGATTTCAATGAATACGGCATCGATAGTCCTGCTCTGGGTTATAGTTATTTTCATCAAAAGTTATTGAATTGGATAATCACTAAGATGAATACCCAACCTGATCAAGGACCTATGAACGATATTCCTGCTTTATTAGCGAAAGCCAATTATCCTAAACAAGCCGTGATTGGCATTGGCGCAACACGTTATACAGCTTTTGGCGAGCGTAATTTCTTACAAATTGGTGATACCAGTATTGTCGTAGTATATAACGCGAAAAAATACGACCACGAAACAATTGTGTCGATGGCAAAACAAAACAGGTTCGCTGAGGATATTGCAGCATTAGTACAAGTTGTTGTGTAA
- the birA gene encoding bifunctional biotin--[acetyl-CoA-carboxylase] ligase/biotin operon repressor BirA, translating to MQNVLALLASYQQLSLAELTALLGYSEQDILHNIEKLKQQGIQIEQQVQHFRLIPQLSRLNESYLTQALAPYPLYIKPIINSTNQFLLDNIAHLEKGAICLAEYQTAGRGRRGRQWLSPFAGQVIMSLYWACDQKVNLEGLSLVVGMAIAETLKQAGALNIGLKWPNDVLLHGRKLAGILVEIANRQNNQHNLVIGFGINLSFPKQTQQIDQPWAELIEVLPTIDRNKLIAELGKKLIARLQHFEQAGIDEAFRQDWRDMDAYFGEEVHVLTENHKITGIAQGIDKRGYLQLITSEGMQYFNGGEVSLRKAS from the coding sequence ATGCAAAACGTACTTGCATTACTCGCTAGCTATCAACAACTTTCTTTAGCAGAATTGACTGCACTTTTAGGTTATTCAGAACAAGATATCTTACACAATATCGAAAAATTGAAACAACAAGGGATACAAATAGAACAGCAAGTCCAACATTTTCGTCTCATACCTCAATTAAGTCGCTTAAATGAATCTTATTTGACGCAAGCGTTAGCACCTTACCCACTTTATATTAAGCCGATTATTAACTCGACCAATCAATTCTTGCTTGACAATATTGCACATTTGGAAAAAGGCGCTATTTGCTTAGCAGAATATCAAACTGCGGGACGTGGACGACGTGGTCGTCAATGGCTTTCTCCTTTTGCTGGACAAGTGATTATGAGTTTGTATTGGGCATGTGACCAAAAGGTCAATTTAGAAGGCTTGAGTTTAGTAGTGGGTATGGCAATCGCAGAAACGCTAAAGCAAGCAGGTGCTTTGAACATTGGATTAAAATGGCCAAATGATGTGCTATTACATGGGCGCAAATTAGCAGGGATTTTGGTCGAAATCGCCAATCGTCAGAATAATCAACATAATCTCGTGATTGGCTTTGGCATTAATTTGTCTTTCCCAAAACAAACACAGCAAATTGATCAACCTTGGGCAGAGCTGATTGAAGTATTACCAACGATTGATCGGAATAAATTGATCGCAGAATTAGGTAAAAAGTTGATTGCACGTTTACAACATTTTGAACAAGCAGGAATTGATGAAGCATTTCGCCAAGATTGGCGAGATATGGATGCGTATTTTGGGGAAGAGGTTCATGTGTTAACGGAAAACCATAAAATCACAGGTATTGCGCAGGGAATTGATAAACGGGGTTATCTTCAACTGATAACGAGCGAGGGAATGCAATATTTCAATGGTGGGGAAGTGTCACTCAGGAAAGCCTCTTGA
- the guaB gene encoding IMP dehydrogenase, translated as MLRVIKEALTFDDVLLVPAHSTVLPNTADLSTQLTKTIRLNIPMLSAAMDTVTETKLAISLAQEGGIGFIHKNMSIERQAERVRKVKKFESGIVSDPVTVSPTLSLAELSELVKKNGFASFPVVDDEKNLVGIITGRDTRFVTDLNKTVADFMTPKARLVTVKRNASRDEIFGLMHTHRVEKVLVVSDDFKLKGMITLKDYQKSEQKPQACKDEFGRLRVGAAVGAGPGNEERIDALVKAGVDVLLIDSSHGHSEGVLQRVRETRAKYPDLPIVAGNVATAEGAIALADAGASAVKVGIGPGSICTTRIVTGVGVPQITAIADAAEALKDRGIPVIADGGIRFSGDISKAIAAGASCVMVGSMFAGTEEAPGEIELYQGRAFKSYRGMGSLGAMSKGSSDRYFQSDNAADKLVPEGIEGRIPYKGFLKEIIHQQMGGLRSCMGLTGCATIDELRTKAQFVRISGAGIQESHVHDVTITKEAPNYRMG; from the coding sequence ATGTTACGAGTAATAAAAGAAGCATTAACCTTCGATGATGTTTTGCTTGTCCCAGCACATTCTACTGTGCTCCCAAATACCGCAGACCTTTCCACTCAACTCACCAAAACTATCCGCCTCAATATCCCAATGTTATCCGCCGCCATGGATACCGTGACAGAAACTAAACTGGCAATCTCTCTTGCACAAGAAGGTGGCATCGGGTTTATTCATAAAAATATGTCTATTGAGCGTCAAGCGGAACGTGTCCGCAAAGTGAAAAAATTTGAGAGCGGTATTGTATCCGATCCTGTCACCGTTTCACCAACCTTATCTTTAGCAGAATTAAGTGAATTAGTGAAGAAAAATGGTTTTGCGAGTTTCCCTGTTGTTGATGATGAAAAAAATCTTGTCGGTATCATTACTGGTCGTGATACACGCTTTGTCACGGATTTAAATAAAACAGTGGCGGACTTTATGACCCCTAAAGCTCGTCTTGTCACGGTGAAACGCAATGCAAGTCGCGATGAAATTTTTGGTCTAATGCATACACACCGTGTAGAAAAAGTCCTTGTTGTCAGCGACGATTTCAAATTAAAAGGCATGATCACCTTAAAAGACTACCAAAAATCCGAGCAAAAACCACAAGCCTGTAAAGATGAATTTGGTCGTTTACGTGTCGGTGCTGCAGTAGGAGCAGGACCTGGTAATGAAGAACGTATTGATGCATTAGTGAAAGCAGGGGTCGATGTGTTATTGATTGACTCATCACACGGTCATTCAGAAGGTGTGTTACAACGTGTGCGTGAAACTCGTGCGAAATACCCAGATTTGCCAATTGTTGCAGGTAATGTGGCAACCGCTGAAGGCGCAATTGCGTTGGCTGATGCAGGGGCAAGTGCAGTGAAAGTGGGGATTGGTCCTGGTTCAATTTGTACAACACGTATTGTCACAGGCGTGGGCGTTCCACAAATTACAGCGATTGCCGATGCGGCAGAAGCACTAAAAGATCGGGGTATTCCTGTGATTGCAGATGGCGGTATCCGTTTCTCTGGTGATATTTCGAAAGCCATTGCGGCGGGCGCCTCTTGTGTTATGGTGGGTTCCATGTTTGCAGGTACAGAAGAAGCACCAGGTGAAATCGAACTTTATCAAGGTCGTGCCTTTAAATCTTATCGAGGTATGGGATCGTTAGGTGCGATGAGCAAAGGCTCAAGCGACCGCTATTTCCAGTCCGATAATGCAGCTGACAAATTAGTACCAGAAGGTATTGAAGGACGTATTCCATATAAAGGATTCTTAAAAGAAATTATCCATCAACAAATGGGTGGATTGCGTTCTTGTATGGGCTTAACGGGTTGTGCAACCATTGATGAACTCCGTACCAAAGCGCAGTTTGTGCGCATTAGTGGTGCAGGGATCCAAGAAAGCCATGTGCATGATGTGACTATCACAAAAGAAGCCCCTAATTATCGTATGGGTTAA
- the guaA gene encoding glutamine-hydrolyzing GMP synthase: MNNIHNHKILILDFGSQYTQLIARRVREIGVYCELWAWDVSEADIREFNPTGIILSGGPESTTEENSPRAPEYVFNAGVPVLGICYGMQTMAMQLGGLTETSTHREFGYASVNLKAADALFAQLNDDVASSQPKLDVWMSHGDKVTRLPDHFQVTAMTSTCPIAAMSDERRRFYGVQFHPEVTHTKSGLELLTNFVVKICGCERNWTPENIIEDAVARLKAQVGDDEVILGLSGGVDSSVTALLLHRAIGKNLHCVFVDNGLLRLNEAEQVMEMFGDKFGLNIIHVKAEDRFLDALKGIDEPEAKRKMIGKVFVDVFDDESKKLTSVKWLAQGTIYPDVIESAASKTGKAHVIKSHHNVGGLPDYMKLGLVEPLRELFKDEVRKIGLALGLPAEMLNRHPFPGPGLGVRVLGEIKKEYCDLVRLADAIFMEELHASGWYYKVSQAFTVFLPVKSVGVMGDGRKYDWVVSLRAVETIDFMTAHWAHLPYDLLGKISNRIINEVNGISRVVYDVSGKPPATIEWE; the protein is encoded by the coding sequence ATGAACAACATTCACAACCATAAAATTTTAATTTTGGACTTCGGTTCACAATATACCCAGTTGATTGCCCGCCGTGTACGTGAAATTGGCGTGTACTGCGAACTTTGGGCATGGGATGTATCCGAAGCCGATATTCGTGAGTTTAATCCAACTGGGATTATTCTTTCTGGTGGTCCTGAAAGTACCACTGAAGAAAACAGCCCACGAGCTCCCGAATACGTATTCAACGCCGGTGTACCCGTATTAGGGATCTGTTATGGTATGCAAACCATGGCGATGCAACTAGGTGGTTTAACTGAAACTTCTACTCACCGAGAATTTGGTTATGCATCAGTGAATCTAAAAGCCGCGGACGCGTTATTTGCTCAATTAAATGATGATGTCGCAAGTTCACAGCCCAAATTAGACGTTTGGATGAGCCATGGCGATAAAGTGACGCGTTTGCCAGATCATTTCCAAGTCACCGCAATGACCTCAACCTGTCCAATCGCAGCTATGTCGGATGAACGTCGTCGTTTTTATGGTGTCCAATTCCACCCAGAAGTGACTCATACAAAAAGCGGGCTTGAATTATTAACGAATTTTGTGGTGAAGATCTGTGGTTGTGAACGTAACTGGACACCAGAAAATATCATTGAAGATGCCGTTGCTCGTCTTAAAGCACAAGTGGGCGATGATGAAGTGATTTTAGGCTTATCTGGTGGCGTTGACTCTTCTGTCACTGCACTACTCTTACATCGTGCGATTGGTAAAAACTTACACTGTGTTTTCGTAGATAACGGTTTATTACGTCTCAACGAAGCGGAACAAGTGATGGAGATGTTTGGCGATAAATTTGGTTTAAACATTATCCACGTAAAAGCAGAAGATCGTTTCTTAGATGCGTTAAAAGGCATCGATGAGCCCGAAGCAAAACGTAAAATGATTGGTAAAGTCTTTGTGGATGTCTTTGATGATGAATCGAAAAAACTCACCAGCGTCAAATGGTTAGCCCAAGGCACGATTTATCCGGATGTTATTGAGTCTGCGGCAAGTAAAACAGGTAAAGCACATGTGATTAAATCACACCATAACGTCGGTGGTTTACCTGACTACATGAAGCTAGGACTTGTTGAACCACTTCGTGAATTATTTAAAGATGAAGTACGTAAAATCGGTTTAGCATTAGGTTTACCAGCTGAAATGTTAAATCGTCACCCATTCCCAGGACCAGGTTTAGGTGTCCGTGTTTTAGGTGAAATCAAAAAAGAATACTGTGATTTAGTCCGCCTTGCTGATGCGATCTTTATGGAAGAGTTGCATGCTTCTGGTTGGTACTACAAAGTCAGCCAAGCCTTCACGGTATTTTTACCAGTAAAATCCGTAGGTGTCATGGGTGATGGGCGTAAATATGACTGGGTAGTTTCCCTCCGTGCTGTGGAAACAATCGATTTTATGACCGCACATTGGGCACACCTGCCTTATGATCTCTTAGGTAAAATTTCCAATCGTATTATTAATGAAGTCAATGGGATTTCTCGCGTTGTTTATGACGTTAGCGGTAAGCCGCCAGCAACAATTGAGTGGGAATAA
- a CDS encoding c-type lysozyme inhibitor has protein sequence MKLNKTALIAILATLSLSAISAQATIMEASSKGELAKVVYSCEGKKTLDVIFVNTSKDSFAIINQVDEMIPLEIVKSASGANYKAINKDYTYELHTKGNKAELIGDGQVIIGGCVTE, from the coding sequence ATGAAATTAAATAAAACAGCATTGATTGCAATATTAGCTACTCTTTCATTAAGTGCAATTTCTGCACAAGCAACCATTATGGAAGCCAGTTCAAAAGGGGAATTAGCGAAAGTCGTTTATAGCTGTGAAGGGAAAAAAACACTCGATGTGATTTTTGTGAATACCAGCAAAGATAGTTTTGCGATTATTAACCAAGTTGACGAAATGATTCCACTTGAAATTGTTAAGTCAGCTTCAGGCGCAAATTATAAAGCCATCAATAAAGATTATACTTACGAACTTCACACCAAAGGAAATAAAGCAGAATTGATTGGTGATGGGCAAGTGATTATTGGCGGTTGTGTGACGGAATAA
- the accA gene encoding acetyl-CoA carboxylase carboxyl transferase subunit alpha: MAQEYLDFELPIAELEAKIESLRSVASQDDEINLDDEIARLQKKSAELTKKTFANLDAWQVSKMARHPNRPYTLDYIERIFTEFEELAGDRAFADDKAIVGGLARLDGKPVMVIGHQKGRSVKDKVKRNFGMPAPEGYRKALRLMQMAERFNLPIITFIDTPGAYPGVGAEERGQSEAIARNLREMSTLKVPVICTVIGEGGSGGALAIGVGDKVNMLQYSTYSVISPEGCASILWKSAEKASTAAEVMGLTANRLKELNLIDSIIEEPLGGAHRDFDAMAHNLKQRLLDDLNELEMLDEDNLLHRRYNRLMDYGYC; the protein is encoded by the coding sequence ATGGCCCAAGAATATTTAGATTTTGAATTACCTATCGCAGAACTGGAAGCGAAAATCGAATCTCTGCGTTCTGTCGCAAGTCAAGACGATGAAATTAATCTTGATGATGAAATTGCACGTTTGCAAAAGAAAAGTGCCGAGTTAACCAAAAAAACCTTTGCCAATTTAGACGCATGGCAAGTGTCAAAAATGGCACGTCATCCAAATCGTCCTTATACACTTGATTATATTGAACGTATTTTTACTGAATTTGAAGAATTAGCCGGTGATCGCGCCTTTGCCGATGATAAAGCCATTGTAGGCGGTTTAGCCCGTTTAGACGGCAAACCGGTTATGGTCATCGGTCACCAAAAAGGACGCAGTGTCAAAGACAAAGTCAAACGTAACTTTGGTATGCCTGCCCCTGAAGGTTACCGTAAAGCTTTACGTTTAATGCAAATGGCGGAGCGTTTTAATTTACCGATTATTACCTTTATTGATACACCAGGAGCATACCCAGGTGTAGGTGCAGAAGAACGTGGTCAGTCCGAGGCCATTGCTCGTAATTTACGTGAAATGTCTACTTTAAAAGTACCAGTGATTTGTACCGTTATCGGTGAAGGTGGTTCAGGTGGCGCGTTAGCCATTGGTGTAGGTGATAAAGTCAATATGTTGCAATACAGTACTTATTCTGTGATTTCACCTGAAGGTTGTGCCTCTATTTTATGGAAAAGCGCAGAAAAAGCATCTACAGCAGCGGAAGTCATGGGATTAACGGCCAATCGTCTGAAAGAATTAAACTTAATTGACAGTATCATTGAAGAACCGTTAGGCGGCGCACATCGTGATTTTGACGCGATGGCGCATAACTTAAAACAACGTTTATTAGACGATCTCAACGAACTGGAAATGCTTGATGAAGATAATCTACTTCATCGCCGTTATAATCGTTTAATGGACTACGGTTACTGTTAA
- a CDS encoding DUF4850 domain-containing protein, producing MRRISLFITAIFSLSYSVIAFADKYEFSFAPNIEQDPVMMEAIFLEKRILNKQEISVYQTKYENNIEGSWIKTPVTPFSTKLNAEILEQFDLYAVPFEKMILVPKNWQLLNGGVGVNGSISYVFTPKTGKGYLSYYHAGACVGCAMISASAFFPEAQKDAKEHDFEAYSATVPPLSQVRLKPHLMAYQVNKGKDKLDGVAYYNLENDGSFWKAEVFLPESQQKLATPLLNQFIREGKQ from the coding sequence ATGCGTCGTATTTCACTTTTCATCACTGCTATTTTCTCCCTTAGTTATTCTGTGATTGCTTTTGCAGATAAATATGAATTTTCCTTTGCGCCCAATATCGAGCAAGACCCCGTGATGATGGAAGCCATATTTTTAGAAAAAAGGATACTGAACAAGCAAGAAATTTCTGTTTATCAAACAAAATATGAAAACAATATTGAAGGTAGTTGGATAAAAACCCCCGTCACGCCGTTTTCAACGAAATTAAACGCTGAGATCTTAGAACAATTTGACCTTTATGCTGTACCTTTTGAAAAAATGATCCTTGTGCCTAAAAATTGGCAACTACTGAATGGTGGTGTTGGCGTAAACGGTTCAATTTCTTATGTTTTTACACCCAAAACAGGAAAAGGTTATTTATCTTATTACCATGCGGGTGCTTGTGTAGGCTGTGCCATGATATCAGCCTCTGCGTTTTTTCCAGAAGCACAAAAAGATGCCAAAGAACATGATTTTGAAGCCTATAGCGCCACTGTCCCACCATTATCACAAGTACGCTTAAAACCACATCTCATGGCTTATCAGGTCAATAAAGGGAAAGATAAACTGGATGGGGTTGCTTATTATAATCTCGAAAATGATGGTTCATTTTGGAAAGCTGAAGTATTCTTGCCAGAATCACAACAAAAATTAGCAACCCCACTACTTAATCAATTTATTCGAGAAGGAAAACAATAA
- the pdxY gene encoding pyridoxal kinase PdxY, with translation MKHVLSIQSHVVYGYAGNKSATFPMQLLGVDVWALNTVQFSNHTQYGKWTGMVIPKEQIGEIVRGIDAIEALHLCDAIVSGYIGSAEQVEEIVNAVRFIKSKNPNALYLCDPVMGHPDKGCIVAEGVKEGLINLAMAEADLITPNLVELRELSGLPVENFAQAQDAVRAILAKGPKKVLVKHLSKVGKDSSQFEMLLATKDGMWHISRPLHQFRKEPVGVGDLTAGLFIANLLNGKSDIEAFEHTANAVNDVMTVTQQKDNYELQIIAAREYIMQPSSQYKAVKIA, from the coding sequence ATGAAACATGTGCTTTCAATACAGTCCCATGTGGTCTATGGCTATGCGGGAAATAAATCTGCTACATTCCCTATGCAATTATTAGGTGTGGATGTTTGGGCATTAAATACAGTTCAATTTTCTAACCATACGCAATATGGTAAATGGACTGGCATGGTGATTCCGAAAGAACAAATTGGCGAAATTGTGCGTGGTATTGATGCCATTGAAGCGCTCCACTTATGCGACGCCATTGTTTCTGGCTATATTGGTTCGGCTGAACAAGTCGAAGAAATTGTTAATGCGGTGCGTTTTATTAAAAGCAAAAATCCAAATGCGCTGTACTTATGCGATCCTGTTATGGGTCATCCTGATAAAGGCTGTATCGTTGCAGAAGGCGTAAAAGAAGGGCTAATTAATTTAGCCATGGCAGAAGCCGATTTGATCACACCGAATTTAGTCGAATTACGTGAGCTAAGTGGTCTCCCTGTCGAAAATTTTGCACAAGCACAAGATGCGGTCAGAGCGATCCTCGCCAAAGGACCGAAAAAAGTTCTCGTCAAACACCTTAGCAAAGTCGGTAAAGACTCAAGCCAATTTGAAATGCTATTGGCAACCAAAGACGGCATGTGGCACATTAGTCGCCCATTACACCAATTCCGTAAAGAACCTGTTGGCGTGGGTGACTTAACCGCTGGTTTATTTATTGCTAATTTGCTGAATGGTAAATCTGATATTGAGGCCTTTGAACATACCGCCAATGCTGTCAATGATGTCATGACCGTTACACAACAAAAAGATAACTATGAATTACAAATTATTGCTGCACGTGAATACATTATGCAACCTAGCAGTCAATATAAAGCCGTGAAAATTGCTTAA
- the tilS gene encoding tRNA lysidine(34) synthetase TilS: MLLTQFQAEIAQLPPTQHQFLIGFSGGLDSTALLLLFAKLREKQPHLMLRAIHIHHGLSANADAWVTHCQQICQQVAIPLIVEQVKIEQHKGIEAGAREARYQAIRQHLLPNEMFATAHHQQDQTETFFLALKRGSGLAGLGAMQRESTLYCLPICRPLLTFTRQMLLDYVKQAGCPWVEDESNTDSRYERNFLRHEVLPRLRQRWPHFDNAVQRSAQHCFEQQQLLSELLHAEFAQHFDKTERTFQLRDFATRSLLKQNALLRLWLAQCGLSMPSKVQLTQLIQDVILAKLDSQPQFQLGEYCVRRYQDTLYLTPHFADLSSLRLPIHIGETLTLPDHLGMLSLQQQAGQLQVIWSHPQHTFTSILPLTEDPIEVRFRYSGKVRLSPTSANKDIKKLWQQHAVPVWLRQRIPLIFYADRFKSAVGYFNAI; this comes from the coding sequence ATGTTGCTAACACAATTCCAAGCCGAAATTGCGCAACTTCCGCCCACACAACATCAGTTTTTAATTGGTTTTAGTGGTGGTTTGGATTCCACTGCTCTATTACTCTTGTTTGCAAAACTTCGTGAAAAACAACCGCACTTAATGCTACGGGCGATTCATATTCATCACGGACTAAGTGCTAACGCGGATGCATGGGTCACGCATTGCCAGCAAATTTGCCAACAAGTAGCCATTCCACTCATTGTAGAACAGGTCAAAATTGAACAGCACAAAGGGATTGAAGCGGGAGCAAGAGAAGCACGCTATCAAGCAATCCGCCAACATCTTCTGCCTAATGAAATGTTCGCCACAGCACATCATCAGCAAGATCAAACCGAAACTTTTTTCCTTGCCTTAAAACGAGGTAGTGGCTTGGCTGGTCTCGGTGCGATGCAAAGGGAAAGTACACTCTATTGTTTACCTATCTGTCGTCCATTATTAACCTTTACACGCCAAATGTTGTTAGATTATGTCAAGCAAGCAGGTTGCCCTTGGGTAGAAGATGAGAGCAATACAGACAGCCGTTATGAGCGCAATTTCTTACGCCATGAAGTCCTTCCACGCTTACGGCAACGCTGGCCACATTTTGACAATGCTGTGCAGCGCAGCGCACAACATTGCTTTGAGCAACAACAATTACTCAGTGAACTGCTACACGCCGAATTTGCACAACATTTTGATAAAACCGAGCGCACTTTTCAGCTCCGCGATTTTGCTACACGCTCTCTGTTAAAACAAAATGCATTACTCCGTTTATGGTTGGCGCAATGTGGGCTTTCTATGCCGTCTAAAGTGCAGTTAACGCAATTGATTCAAGATGTCATTCTTGCTAAATTGGATAGCCAACCCCAATTTCAACTGGGCGAATATTGTGTCCGTCGCTATCAGGATACACTCTACCTGACACCCCATTTTGCTGATTTATCATCACTGCGCTTACCAATTCACATTGGCGAAACACTTACCTTACCCGATCATTTAGGCATGCTTTCACTCCAACAACAAGCTGGGCAATTGCAGGTAATTTGGTCTCATCCACAACACACCTTCACAAGCATATTGCCTTTAACAGAAGACCCTATCGAAGTACGTTTTCGCTATTCTGGTAAAGTGCGTTTAAGCCCAACTAGTGCGAATAAAGACATCAAAAAACTCTGGCAGCAACATGCTGTCCCAGTATGGTTACGCCAACGTATTCCACTTATTTTCTATGCGGACAGGTTCAAAAGTGCGGTCGGTTATTTCAATGCTATCTAA
- a CDS encoding alpha-hydroxy acid oxidase, with translation MKDLSKMTCLEDLRRVAQRKVPKMFYDYVVSGSWSESTLHANRNDFQAIKLRQRVLVDMEGRSLESTMIGQQVKMPLAIAPTGFTGMVHPDGEIHAARAAEKFGIPFSLSTMSICSIEDVAEHTSAPFWFQLYVMRDREFMRNLIKRAQAAKCSALILTADLQVLGQRHRDIKNGLSAPPKPTLRNWINLATKLEWSLKMLGTQRRTFRNIVGHAKNVGDLSSLTSWTSEQFDPRLSWDDVAEIKALWGGKLIIKGIMEPEDAEMAVKSGADAIVVSNHGGRQLDGALSSIQALPNIVSAVGNEIEVWLDSGITSGQDMLKAWAMGARGFMTGKAFLHGLGAYGEAGVHRLLEIFYKEMDVSMAFTGHRNLKDVTEAILVKGTYPTAD, from the coding sequence ATGAAAGATTTATCAAAAATGACCTGCCTTGAAGACTTACGCCGTGTTGCGCAACGTAAAGTGCCAAAAATGTTTTATGACTATGTAGTTTCAGGATCTTGGAGCGAAAGCACATTGCATGCCAACCGTAATGATTTTCAAGCAATTAAGCTACGTCAACGTGTTTTAGTGGATATGGAAGGTCGCTCACTGGAAAGCACAATGATTGGTCAACAAGTCAAAATGCCATTAGCCATTGCGCCAACCGGCTTTACCGGCATGGTTCACCCCGACGGTGAAATCCATGCGGCACGTGCGGCAGAAAAATTTGGCATTCCCTTTTCTCTATCGACCATGTCCATCTGTTCTATTGAAGATGTGGCAGAGCATACGAGCGCACCATTTTGGTTTCAACTCTATGTCATGCGTGATCGTGAGTTCATGCGCAATTTGATTAAACGTGCACAAGCGGCCAAATGCTCTGCACTAATTCTGACAGCCGATCTGCAAGTGCTCGGACAGCGCCATCGTGATATCAAAAATGGCTTATCCGCCCCACCTAAACCCACTTTAAGAAACTGGATAAATCTTGCCACCAAATTGGAATGGAGCTTAAAAATGCTCGGTACACAACGCCGTACTTTCCGTAATATTGTCGGTCATGCCAAAAATGTTGGCGATTTATCCTCACTCACTTCATGGACCTCAGAGCAATTTGATCCGCGTTTAAGCTGGGATGATGTGGCAGAAATTAAAGCATTATGGGGAGGTAAACTCATCATTAAAGGGATAATGGAACCAGAAGATGCCGAAATGGCGGTGAAATCTGGTGCTGATGCCATTGTGGTATCCAACCATGGTGGTCGTCAGCTAGATGGTGCGTTATCCTCGATTCAAGCTTTGCCAAATATAGTGAGTGCCGTAGGGAACGAGATTGAAGTCTGGCTAGACAGTGGCATTACGAGTGGTCAAGATATGCTGAAAGCTTGGGCAATGGGCGCGCGTGGTTTCATGACTGGTAAAGCCTTTTTACATGGTCTCGGGGCGTATGGGGAAGCTGGGGTACATCGTTTACTGGAAATTTTCTATAAAGAAATGGATGTATCTATGGCGTTTACTGGTCATCGTAACTTAAAAGACGTGACCGAAGCAATTTTGGTGAAAGGCACTTACCCTACCGCAGACTGA